AACCGAAGCCGCAGCGGTCATTCGGGTCCGGGATCGGGGCATCGGCATCCCGGCCGCCGAGCAGAAGCGCGTTTTTGAGAAGTTTCATCGCGTTCCCGATCCGAGAAACGACGGCATCGTGGGCGCGGGCTTGGGGCTGGCCCTGGCGGCCCACATCGTCGAGGCCCACGGCGGCCGGATCGAGCTGCGGAGCCGTCCCGGCGAAGGCAGCGATTTTTCCATCGTCCTGCCAATGGCGGACCGCGGATGAAACGGATCCTGATCGTCGAAGACGAGGCCGCCCTCCTCAATGGCCTCCGAGACAATCTCGAATATGAGGGCTATGAAGTCATCTCGGCTTCGAACGGGGAGACCGGGCTCCTCGCTATGCGCGAGAAACGGCCCGATCTGGCGCTTCTCGACATCATTCTGCCGAAAATGAACGGCTTCGAAGTCTGCCGCCGGGCTCGCCGCGAAGGCATCCGGGTGCCCATCCTGATGCTCACCGCGAGGGGGGAAGAAGGGGACAGGGTCCGAGGATTTGACTGCGGGGCCGATGACTACCTGACGAAGCCGTTTTCGGTACTCGAGCTCCTTGGTCGAATCAAAGCTATTTTGCGACGGACGGAGAACGGGCCGGCGCAGAATCCGCCGGAGCGGATTACCATCGGCGGGGTGGACATCGATTTCAAGCGATTTGAAGCCAGGAAAAACGGCGTCCGGTTGGAAATGTCGCGCAAGGAATTCGGGATATTGCGCCATCTGGCCGGCCGGCCAAACGAAGTCGTCGGGAGGGATGAATTGCTGAATCGAGTCTGGGGGTACGACCGTTATCCCACGACCCGAACCGTGGACAATCATATTGCCCTCTTGCGGGCCAAGATCGAGCCCGATCCCGCCCATCCCCGTTACTTGCTGACTTTTCGCGGCGTCGGGTACAAGCTGGCGCTTGAGGATTGACGCTTGTTTTCGGGCGAAGGTTTTGCGTTCCCTGGACACTGTCGTGACAATGTCGACGGGGGCCGGAGCTATATTGCGGGCGTGATTCGATATCGAAGGAGAAAGCCATGAAACCCCGAACGATGATCGGTCTCGCGCTCGTTTGTGCCCTCGGCTTCGCCGGATCGACGCTTCACGAGACGAAGCGCTGGGGGCCAAGGCTCAGCTTCAAATCGGGATCTGCTACGAAAAGCTGGGACTGCGGGAAGCCGAGAAGGCGTTCCGGCTCGTCGTCGAGAAGTACCCCCGTCAAAACCAAACCGTCGAACAAGCCAAGGACCGCTTGAACCGCTTGGCCGCGCTGGCGGCCGGGCCGGCGTCGGCTACGTCAGGCGGGCTTAGCCTACGCAAGCTCGATATGCCCGTCGGCGCGC
This DNA window, taken from Candidatus Aminicenantes bacterium, encodes the following:
- a CDS encoding sensor histidine kinase produces the protein TEAAAVIRVRDRGIGIPAAEQKRVFEKFHRVPDPRNDGIVGAGLGLALAAHIVEAHGGRIELRSRPGEGSDFSIVLPMADRG
- a CDS encoding response regulator transcription factor, with amino-acid sequence MKRILIVEDEAALLNGLRDNLEYEGYEVISASNGETGLLAMREKRPDLALLDIILPKMNGFEVCRRARREGIRVPILMLTARGEEGDRVRGFDCGADDYLTKPFSVLELLGRIKAILRRTENGPAQNPPERITIGGVDIDFKRFEARKNGVRLEMSRKEFGILRHLAGRPNEVVGRDELLNRVWGYDRYPTTRTVDNHIALLRAKIEPDPAHPRYLLTFRGVGYKLALED